One genomic segment of Nocardia spumae includes these proteins:
- the ppgK gene encoding polyphosphate--glucose phosphotransferase has translation MSARGQAFGIDIGGSGVKGAVVDLATGELAHERIKISTPHPATPNAIAETVATLVGKAKWDGPVGLTLPSVVVNGIARTAANIDKSWVDTDAHQLFSLALGGREVVVLNDADAAGLAEDRYGAASNIDGLVMLLTFGTGIGSALMHHGVLVPNTELGHLEIHGKEAEHRAASSVKERKNLSYKEWAAEVSKVLITLENLFWPTVFVAGGGISRDAEHWIPLLANRTPVVAARLRNTAGIVGAAMAADSGIAP, from the coding sequence ATGTCCGCTCGGGGGCAAGCATTCGGAATCGATATCGGGGGCAGCGGGGTGAAAGGCGCGGTCGTCGATCTGGCGACCGGCGAGCTCGCGCACGAGCGGATCAAGATCTCCACCCCGCATCCGGCCACCCCCAATGCCATCGCCGAAACCGTCGCCACCCTCGTCGGCAAGGCCAAGTGGGACGGACCGGTCGGGCTCACCCTGCCCAGTGTCGTGGTCAACGGCATCGCCCGTACGGCCGCCAACATCGATAAGAGCTGGGTCGACACCGACGCCCACCAGTTGTTCTCGCTGGCCCTGGGCGGCCGCGAGGTGGTGGTGCTCAACGACGCCGATGCCGCCGGTCTGGCCGAGGACCGCTACGGCGCGGCCAGCAATATCGACGGTCTGGTGATGTTGCTGACGTTCGGTACCGGCATCGGGTCGGCGCTGATGCACCACGGCGTCCTCGTTCCGAACACCGAACTCGGTCACCTCGAGATCCACGGAAAGGAGGCCGAGCACCGGGCCGCCTCCTCGGTGAAGGAACGAAAGAATCTGTCGTACAAAGAATGGGCCGCCGAGGTGTCGAAGGTGCTGATCACCCTCGAGAATTTGTTCTGGCCGACGGTCTTCGTCGCGGGCGGCGGAATCAGCCGCGATGCCGAACATTGGATTCCGTTGTTGGCCAATCGGACTCCGGTGGTGGCGGCGCGGCTGCGCAATACCGCGGGTATCGTCGGTG
- a CDS encoding inositol monophosphatase family protein, with the protein MDTVPETNSPADIADQSVLDPAEITELRRVAVYLAETAAAHVRRRRPEVFGPGRPGDGSVHTKSTPTDPVTVVDTETEQLIRALLAEVRPGERVLGEEGGGGPAAPGDILWVVDPIDGTVNFVYGIPAYAVSVAAMRGGRSLAGAVVDVPGASTYSAGLGAGATRTESGGDPVSLRCNEIDSTRLALLATGFGYGAARRQRQGELVARLLPQVRDIRRIGSAALDLCMVAAGRVDAHYEHGLNPWDWAAGALVAAEAGAVLRLPAAESTGARGELTVAAAPGIADELAELFDRLEVTAPIPEV; encoded by the coding sequence ATGGATACCGTGCCCGAGACGAATTCACCCGCCGATATCGCGGACCAGAGCGTCCTCGACCCTGCGGAGATCACCGAATTGCGCCGCGTCGCAGTGTATCTGGCCGAAACCGCGGCCGCGCACGTGCGTCGCCGCCGGCCCGAGGTGTTCGGGCCCGGGCGGCCCGGGGACGGCTCGGTGCATACCAAATCGACGCCGACCGATCCGGTCACCGTGGTCGACACCGAGACCGAACAGCTGATCCGCGCCCTGCTGGCCGAGGTCCGGCCGGGGGAGAGGGTCCTCGGTGAGGAGGGTGGCGGCGGTCCGGCCGCGCCCGGCGACATCCTGTGGGTGGTCGATCCGATCGACGGCACGGTCAACTTCGTCTACGGGATCCCGGCCTACGCCGTGTCGGTGGCCGCCATGCGAGGCGGCCGGTCGCTGGCCGGCGCCGTTGTCGATGTGCCCGGTGCGAGCACCTACAGCGCCGGACTCGGTGCCGGGGCCACCCGGACCGAATCCGGCGGCGACCCGGTCTCGTTGCGGTGCAACGAGATCGACTCGACTCGGCTGGCACTGCTGGCCACCGGATTCGGCTACGGGGCGGCCCGGCGGCAGCGTCAGGGCGAACTGGTGGCCCGACTGCTACCGCAGGTGCGCGACATCCGGCGCATCGGCTCCGCGGCACTGGATCTGTGCATGGTGGCCGCCGGTCGCGTCGACGCCCACTACGAGCACGGCCTCAATCCGTGGGACTGGGCCGCCGGCGCGCTGGTCGCCGCCGAAGCGGGCGCGGTGCTGCGGTTGCCCGCGGCGGAGTCCACCGGAGCGCGGGGGGAGCTCACCGTCGCGGCCGCACCGGGCATCGCGGACGAACTCGCCGAGCTGTTCGACCGGCTCGAGGTCACCGCGCCCATTCCGGAGGTCTGA
- the cei gene encoding envelope integrity protein Cei has protein sequence MVSLITEGRTVDNKGRPFLRRRYQPWVALVAILALICAIVWIKALTTADTGHTAMACNSPSPVTDPTATQQPAPLGEVVSPSRLHDVEPVPLAQAKVRVLNGSGQRGLAEHIASKLGDYGFASPPAPVYGNDPVYLSGDLVCTGQIRYGVSGRPAAAAVQLVAPCAELIEDQRTDDTVDLALGSLFGNDLQPSTDAEEVLRALKNPAPGGAHVDSALLEAARTARC, from the coding sequence GTGGTTTCACTGATCACCGAAGGCCGCACGGTCGACAACAAGGGCCGCCCATTCCTGCGTCGCCGCTATCAGCCGTGGGTCGCGCTCGTCGCGATTCTCGCCCTCATCTGCGCAATCGTGTGGATCAAGGCGCTGACCACCGCCGATACCGGCCACACGGCCATGGCCTGCAATTCGCCGTCGCCGGTCACCGACCCCACCGCGACCCAGCAACCGGCGCCGCTGGGAGAGGTGGTGTCGCCGTCACGGCTGCACGATGTCGAGCCGGTGCCGCTGGCACAGGCGAAGGTGCGGGTGCTCAACGGTTCCGGCCAGCGCGGCCTGGCCGAGCACATCGCGTCCAAACTCGGTGATTACGGCTTCGCGAGCCCGCCCGCGCCCGTGTACGGCAACGACCCGGTCTACCTGAGCGGTGACCTGGTCTGCACCGGTCAGATCCGCTACGGCGTGAGCGGGCGCCCGGCAGCGGCCGCCGTACAGCTGGTGGCACCGTGCGCGGAACTGATCGAGGATCAGCGCACCGACGACACCGTCGATCTCGCACTCGGCTCACTGTTCGGCAACGACCTGCAGCCGAGCACCGACGCCGAGGAGGTGCTGCGGGCGCTGAAGAACCCCGCACCCGGTGGCGCGCACGTCGACTCCGCGCTGCTCGAGGCCGCCCGCACCGCCCGCTGCTGA
- a CDS encoding DUF4193 domain-containing protein, whose protein sequence is MATDYDAPRRSESDEVSEDSLEELKARRNEAASAVVDIDESDTAESFELPGADLSEEVLSVRVIPKQADEFTCSSCFLVHHRSRLASEAGGQMICMDCAA, encoded by the coding sequence ATGGCAACCGACTATGACGCACCTAGGCGCAGTGAATCCGATGAAGTGTCGGAGGACTCGCTCGAGGAGCTGAAGGCTCGTCGCAACGAGGCCGCGTCCGCCGTCGTGGATATCGACGAATCCGATACCGCGGAGTCGTTCGAGCTTCCCGGCGCGGATCTGTCCGAGGAGGTGCTCTCGGTCCGGGTGATCCCGAAGCAGGCCGACGAGTTCACCTGCTCGAGCTGCTTCCTGGTTCATCACCGCAGCAGACTCGCCAGCGAAGCCGGCGGGCAGATGATCTGCATGGATTGCGCGGCCTGA
- a CDS encoding DUF3093 domain-containing protein → MPAPADPAAAVYSERLWVPLWWWPIALAITGLLAAEIHMGAPGIRAWLPYVLLFPVPVWVLLWVSRHRVEVAPDTDGVLELRADRAHLPVTYVSRAVAVPTSAKSAALGRQLDPAAFVQHRPWIGPMVLLVLDDPDDPAPYWLVSTRKPEQVLAALGVPSAG, encoded by the coding sequence GTGCCCGCGCCGGCCGACCCCGCTGCCGCGGTCTACTCCGAACGGCTGTGGGTGCCGCTGTGGTGGTGGCCGATCGCCCTGGCGATCACCGGACTGCTGGCCGCCGAAATCCACATGGGTGCGCCCGGCATCCGGGCGTGGCTGCCGTACGTCCTGCTGTTCCCGGTTCCGGTCTGGGTCCTGCTGTGGGTGAGCCGCCATCGGGTCGAGGTGGCACCGGACACGGACGGCGTCCTCGAATTGCGCGCGGACCGGGCCCACCTGCCGGTAACGTATGTATCCCGGGCGGTCGCGGTTCCGACGAGCGCGAAGAGCGCGGCCCTGGGTCGTCAGCTCGACCCGGCCGCATTCGTCCAGCATCGGCCCTGGATCGGGCCCATGGTCCTGCTCGTCCTCGACGATCCGGACGATCCGGCTCCGTACTGGCTGGTCAGCACGCGTAAACCCGAGCAGGTACTGGCCGCGCTCGGCGTGCCGAGCGCGGGCTGA
- the dut gene encoding dUTP diphosphatase, with translation MTGIAPIPLLRLDPGVPVPTRAHPGDAGVDLCTTEDVILEPGERVLVGTGIAVALPVGTVGLVHPRSGLAAKTGLSIVNTPGTIDAGYRGEIKVCLINHDPRAAVQLRRGDRIAQLLVQRVELVDFVEVEQLDETARGTGGYGSSGGHDSLSGAAGGVGRPGGEA, from the coding sequence GTGACCGGAATTGCACCCATACCCCTGCTGCGGCTCGACCCCGGCGTCCCGGTGCCCACGCGTGCGCACCCGGGCGATGCCGGTGTGGATTTGTGCACCACCGAGGACGTCATCCTGGAGCCGGGCGAGCGGGTACTCGTCGGCACCGGAATCGCCGTCGCGTTGCCGGTGGGCACCGTCGGCCTCGTTCATCCACGATCCGGGCTCGCCGCTAAGACGGGTCTGTCGATCGTCAACACCCCCGGCACCATCGATGCCGGGTATCGAGGCGAGATCAAGGTGTGCCTGATCAATCACGATCCGCGCGCGGCGGTCCAGTTGCGTCGTGGCGACCGGATCGCGCAATTGCTGGTGCAGCGGGTCGAGCTGGTGGATTTCGTCGAGGTCGAACAACTCGACGAAACAGCGCGCGGCACAGGTGGTTACGGGTCCAGTGGCGGTCACGACAGTCTGTCGGGGGCGGCCGGCGGGGTGGGGCGCCCCGGAGGGGAGGCATGA
- a CDS encoding DUF3710 domain-containing protein — MAYAAEDAYVEDAYVEDDGFESDGFEDDGFEDGYAAEDYAQDYDSDDYDEYDAAEEEESEPRTGPFDYDEVAEILDEISEQRLDLGSIILPVPDGGQLQVEMTPDGTPQAVHLATPNGRLTVAAYAAPKSPGQWRTVATDLAESLRADGAQVSVQTGPWGRELHAVTEGADLRFIGVDGYRWMVRLVAAGPSGAADEGTPLVEAARRILADTVVRRGEEPMPVREPLPVVLPQELADQLTAAHQQQVEAQEQAVAAQAAAAEAAATGTFPVVTPEQQGPRRGAEGSAMQQLGRN; from the coding sequence GTGGCCTACGCCGCCGAGGATGCCTACGTCGAAGATGCCTACGTCGAGGACGACGGGTTCGAGAGCGACGGGTTCGAGGACGACGGGTTCGAGGACGGCTACGCCGCCGAGGACTACGCGCAGGATTACGACTCCGACGATTACGACGAATACGACGCCGCCGAGGAGGAGGAATCCGAACCTCGTACCGGGCCGTTCGACTACGACGAGGTCGCGGAGATCCTCGACGAGATCTCCGAACAGCGTCTGGATCTGGGGTCGATCATTCTGCCGGTACCCGACGGCGGTCAGCTCCAGGTGGAGATGACTCCCGACGGCACCCCGCAGGCGGTCCATCTGGCCACACCGAACGGGCGGCTGACGGTGGCCGCCTACGCGGCGCCGAAATCGCCGGGCCAGTGGCGAACGGTCGCTACCGATCTGGCCGAGTCGTTGCGTGCCGACGGCGCCCAGGTATCGGTCCAGACCGGCCCCTGGGGACGCGAACTGCACGCGGTGACCGAGGGCGCCGACCTGCGCTTCATCGGTGTCGACGGATATCGCTGGATGGTGCGGCTGGTCGCGGCCGGGCCGTCGGGTGCGGCCGACGAGGGCACGCCGCTGGTGGAGGCCGCCCGCCGCATCCTCGCCGACACCGTGGTTCGCCGCGGTGAGGAACCCATGCCGGTGCGTGAACCGCTGCCGGTGGTGCTGCCGCAGGAGCTGGCCGATCAGCTCACCGCGGCACACCAGCAACAGGTCGAGGCGCAGGAGCAGGCGGTCGCCGCGCAGGCCGCGGCCGCCGAAGCCGCCGCGACCGGTACCTTCCCGGTCGTCACGCCCGAACAGCAGGGACCGCGCCGCGGTGCCGAGGGGTCGGCGATGCAGCAGCTGGGCCGTAACTGA
- a CDS encoding alpha/beta fold hydrolase — protein MSELSRSGGTRPAVVVALPGTGSDADFARRAFGPASAASDLPFVAVEPDPRAVVAGCLAALDEAARSGPVLAAGISLGAAIAVEWAAAHPHSAFGVVAALPAWTGSDTTGCPAALSAAATAAQLRADGLEPVIDRMRAGSPPWLARALTQSWRAHWPELPTALEEAAAYAWPEPELLAAVTVPTTIVAAVDDPVHPLAVARRWHDLIPHARLHRITLDELGADPGILGARGLGDLVAPSLRG, from the coding sequence GTGTCAGAGCTCTCCCGTTCCGGCGGCACCCGCCCGGCCGTCGTCGTCGCCCTGCCGGGTACCGGATCCGATGCCGACTTCGCCCGCCGCGCGTTCGGACCGGCCAGTGCCGCAAGCGATCTGCCGTTCGTCGCCGTCGAACCGGACCCGCGCGCGGTGGTGGCCGGCTGTCTGGCCGCACTCGACGAGGCCGCCCGGTCCGGGCCGGTGCTGGCGGCCGGGATCTCGCTGGGTGCGGCGATCGCGGTGGAGTGGGCCGCCGCCCACCCGCACTCCGCCTTCGGCGTGGTGGCCGCACTGCCGGCCTGGACCGGCAGCGACACCACCGGCTGCCCGGCGGCGCTGAGCGCGGCCGCCACCGCCGCGCAACTGCGCGCCGACGGACTCGAACCGGTGATCGATCGCATGCGGGCCGGCAGCCCACCCTGGCTGGCCCGGGCCCTGACCCAGTCGTGGCGCGCCCACTGGCCCGAGCTGCCCACGGCCCTGGAAGAGGCCGCCGCCTACGCCTGGCCGGAACCGGAACTGCTTGCGGCAGTGACGGTTCCGACCACGATCGTCGCCGCTGTCGACGATCCGGTGCATCCCCTGGCGGTCGCGCGGCGCTGGCACGACCTGATTCCGCACGCCCGGCTGCACCGGATCACCCTCGACGAGCTGGGGGCCGATCCGGGCATTCTCGGGGCGCGCGGACTCGGCGACCTGGTGGCGCCGTCACTGCGGGGATGA
- a CDS encoding OB-fold nucleic acid binding domain-containing protein: MPFTGGNKAGSGAAGKVGPDSGYFRRLGRRLTADLDVLDAEELAETSEASGACRAAECRRGEEVTMLGRLRSVEACPKSASATMEAEFFDGTDAVTLVWIGRRRIPGIEPGRRILVRGRIGDRDGAKVIYNPNYELRENS, translated from the coding sequence ATGCCTTTCACAGGCGGTAACAAGGCGGGATCCGGTGCCGCGGGCAAGGTAGGCCCCGACAGTGGTTATTTCCGGCGTCTGGGGCGTCGTCTGACAGCCGATCTCGATGTGCTCGATGCGGAAGAGCTGGCCGAGACTTCGGAAGCGTCAGGCGCGTGCAGGGCGGCTGAATGCCGGCGTGGCGAAGAGGTCACCATGCTGGGGCGGCTGCGCAGTGTGGAGGCCTGTCCGAAGTCGGCCAGCGCCACGATGGAAGCAGAATTCTTCGACGGGACCGACGCGGTGACGTTGGTGTGGATCGGCCGGCGCCGGATTCCCGGCATCGAACCGGGACGCCGTATCCTGGTTCGTGGCCGCATCGGTGATCGTGATGGGGCCAAGGTGATCTACAACCCCAACTACGAACTCCGCGAGAATTCCTGA
- a CDS encoding DUF3159 domain-containing protein, producing MQQTLLEQLGGISGLVYSTLPVVVFVPANTLWGLTVAIWTALATAAGVLVWRLVRRSPIQPAISGFIGVAVCAFIAHRTGAAKGYFLFGIWASLVYAGVFLVSLLVRWPLAGVIWGVLNGHGHDWRSDRRAMRLYDLATVVWVVVFGARYLVQNHFYDTGSTGWLAAARIAMGWPLTAIALLVTVWAVRRAGHMPASSAAD from the coding sequence ATCCAGCAGACGCTGCTCGAGCAACTCGGCGGTATCAGCGGTCTCGTCTACTCCACGTTGCCGGTGGTGGTGTTCGTTCCCGCCAACACGCTGTGGGGCCTGACCGTCGCCATCTGGACGGCGCTGGCGACCGCCGCGGGTGTGCTGGTCTGGCGGCTCGTGCGTCGTTCGCCGATTCAGCCGGCGATCTCCGGATTCATCGGGGTCGCGGTCTGCGCCTTCATCGCACATCGCACCGGCGCCGCGAAGGGGTATTTCCTGTTCGGCATCTGGGCCAGCCTGGTCTATGCCGGGGTGTTCCTGGTGTCATTGCTGGTGCGGTGGCCGTTGGCGGGCGTGATCTGGGGTGTGCTCAACGGGCACGGCCACGACTGGCGCTCGGACCGGCGCGCGATGCGTCTCTACGATCTGGCCACCGTGGTGTGGGTGGTCGTCTTCGGCGCTCGCTATCTGGTGCAGAACCATTTCTACGACACCGGCAGCACCGGCTGGCTCGCTGCCGCGCGTATCGCCATGGGCTGGCCGCTGACCGCCATCGCCCTGCTGGTCACGGTGTGGGCGGTGCGCCGCGCCGGACATATGCCGGCGTCGTCGGCAGCGGACTGA
- a CDS encoding sigma-70 family RNA polymerase sigma factor: MVTEDETVATNSPAKGTGVRSPRSAPVGSDSRRAAAELDRLIGPAAAGDQRAVTEIIKIVHPLVRRYCAARVGTSSNPHVTADDIAQEICIATVTAIPRYRDQGKSFLAFVYGISANKVADAFRRAQQHPSYPVAEFPETASNAPGPEDLALDMERRRATRELMTILAPAHREVLVMRIVLGWTAAQTAEAIGTSPGVVRVMQHRALTKLRARLTAETA, from the coding sequence GTGGTTACCGAGGACGAGACGGTGGCGACGAACAGCCCGGCGAAGGGCACGGGTGTCCGCTCGCCGCGATCGGCGCCCGTGGGATCCGACAGCCGCCGCGCCGCCGCCGAGCTGGATCGGCTGATCGGCCCGGCCGCCGCGGGTGATCAGCGCGCGGTCACCGAGATCATCAAGATCGTGCACCCGCTGGTGCGGCGGTACTGCGCCGCACGGGTCGGGACCAGCAGTAATCCGCATGTCACCGCCGACGACATCGCGCAGGAGATCTGCATCGCGACCGTCACCGCCATTCCGCGCTACCGCGATCAGGGCAAGTCGTTTCTGGCCTTCGTCTACGGCATCTCGGCGAACAAGGTGGCCGACGCGTTCCGCCGCGCCCAGCAGCATCCGTCCTATCCGGTGGCCGAATTCCCCGAAACCGCTTCGAACGCACCGGGACCCGAGGACTTGGCCCTCGATATGGAGCGCCGCAGGGCCACCCGCGAACTGATGACGATTCTCGCCCCGGCGCATCGTGAGGTGCTGGTGATGCGGATCGTGCTCGGCTGGACCGCCGCGCAGACCGCCGAGGCGATCGGCACCAGCCCCGGTGTGGTCCGGGTGATGCAGCACCGCGCGCTGACCAAGCTGCGGGCCCGGCTGACCGCCGAAACGGCCTGA
- a CDS encoding potassium channel family protein: MNVAIAGAGAVGRSIAQELLRGGHRVTLLERRLDHIDPAAAPTAIWIHGDACELELLEESGLQDYEVVIAATGDDKANLVFSLLAKTEFGVRRVVARVNDPRNEWLFDGSWGVDVAVSTPRLLASLAEEAVSVGDLVRLMTLRQGQANLVEITLPTDTALAGRAVRTLSLPRDVALVTILRGGRVIVPQPDDPLEGEDELLFVASVDAEDELRRNLTAEPTGSEPSASI, translated from the coding sequence GTGAACGTAGCGATCGCGGGGGCCGGCGCCGTCGGCCGCTCCATTGCCCAGGAATTGCTGCGGGGTGGGCACCGGGTCACGCTGCTCGAGCGCCGCCTCGACCATATCGACCCGGCCGCCGCCCCCACCGCCATCTGGATCCACGGCGATGCCTGCGAGCTGGAACTACTCGAGGAGTCGGGCCTGCAGGACTACGAGGTGGTGATCGCGGCCACCGGCGACGACAAGGCGAATCTGGTGTTCAGCCTGCTCGCCAAGACCGAATTCGGTGTACGCCGGGTGGTGGCCCGGGTCAACGATCCGCGCAACGAGTGGCTGTTCGACGGGTCCTGGGGTGTCGACGTCGCGGTGTCGACACCGCGGCTGCTCGCCTCACTCGCCGAGGAGGCGGTCTCGGTCGGCGATCTCGTCCGGCTGATGACGCTGCGCCAGGGGCAGGCCAACCTGGTGGAGATCACCCTGCCCACCGATACCGCACTGGCCGGTCGCGCGGTGCGCACGCTGTCGCTGCCGCGCGATGTCGCGCTGGTGACGATTCTGCGGGGCGGCCGGGTGATCGTGCCCCAGCCCGACGATCCGCTCGAAGGTGAGGACGAACTGCTGTTCGTCGCGTCGGTCGACGCCGAGGACGAACTGCGCCGCAACCTCACCGCCGAACCGACCGGCTCGGAACCGTCCGCGTCGATCTGA
- a CDS encoding potassium channel family protein, with protein MYVVIMGCGRVGSALARALVRIGHEVAVIDRDPGAFLRLGKDFPGERVTGVGFDRDVLTRAGIERAGAFAAVSNGDNSNIIAARVARETFGVERVVARIYDAKRAAVYERLGIPTIATVPWTTDRFLRTLTGDETTATWRDPTGTGSVTELVLHEDWYGRTVRDLEDAIPVRVTFLVRFGQALLPTSKTVLQAGDAVYVAAVSDKVGEVVAVAATAPSSEDQS; from the coding sequence GTGTACGTAGTGATCATGGGGTGCGGCCGAGTCGGCTCCGCGCTGGCGCGCGCCCTGGTCCGGATCGGCCACGAGGTTGCCGTGATCGACCGGGATCCGGGCGCGTTCCTGCGCCTGGGCAAGGATTTCCCCGGTGAGCGGGTGACCGGCGTCGGGTTCGACCGGGATGTGTTGACCAGGGCCGGAATCGAGCGCGCGGGCGCGTTCGCCGCGGTCTCCAACGGTGACAACTCCAACATCATCGCCGCCCGCGTGGCACGGGAGACCTTCGGCGTGGAACGGGTCGTCGCCCGGATCTACGACGCGAAGCGGGCCGCGGTCTACGAGCGGCTGGGCATTCCGACGATCGCCACCGTGCCGTGGACCACCGACCGTTTCCTGCGCACCCTGACCGGTGACGAAACCACCGCCACCTGGCGCGATCCCACCGGTACCGGCTCGGTCACCGAACTCGTCCTGCACGAGGACTGGTACGGGCGTACCGTACGAGATCTGGAAGACGCGATTCCGGTGCGGGTGACCTTCCTCGTCCGCTTCGGGCAGGCGTTGCTGCCCACCAGCAAAACGGTGCTGCAGGCCGGCGACGCCGTCTATGTCGCCGCCGTCTCCGACAAGGTCGGCGAGGTCGTCGCCGTCGCCGCTACCGCACCTTCGAGCGAGGACCAGTCGTGA
- a CDS encoding APC family permease, which yields MSKLTTAVKRMVVGRPFRSDSLGHTLLPKRIALPVFASDALSSVAYAPEEIFLVLSTAGLSAYVYTPWIGLAVATVMAVVVASYRQNVHAYPSGGGDYEVATVNLGPMAGLTVGSALMVDYVLTVAVSISSAASNIGSAVPFVATHKVLFAVAAIVLLTAINLRGVRESGTAFSIPTYGFMIGVFLMLAWGSVRIFVFGDDLHAESSGFSLNGNESHLQGIAFTFLIARAFSSGCAALTGVEAISNGVPAFRKPKSRNAATTLLMLGAIAITLLMGIILMARKLGVVFAANSSDLVGAPAGYEQKTLVAQLAHTIFDGFPAGFFYITIVTALILVLAANTAFNGFPVLGSILAQDRFLPRQLHTRGDRLAFSNGILFLSGAAIAFVVLFGAEVTRLIQLYIVGVFVSFVLSQTGMLRHWTRLLRTETDPVVRRRMLRSRVINAIGLTMTGAVLIIVLITKFLAGAWIAIVTMAAIFGLMRLIRRHYDTVGRELEEQEFTGVLPSRTHSIVLVSKLHLPTRRALAYARATRPDTLEAVTVNVDEPDTRALVREWGDSDIPVPLKVIESPYREITKPVVDYVKRVRKDSPRDVVTVFIPEYVVGHWWEQLLHNQSALRLKGRLLFEPGVMVTSVPWQLSSSTKARRPEVVNAPGAVRRGYEDRS from the coding sequence GTGTCGAAGTTGACGACGGCCGTCAAGCGCATGGTGGTCGGCCGCCCATTCCGTAGTGATTCGCTGGGACATACCCTGTTGCCCAAGCGGATCGCGCTGCCCGTCTTCGCCTCCGACGCCTTGTCGTCGGTCGCGTACGCGCCCGAGGAGATCTTCCTCGTGCTGTCCACGGCCGGCCTGTCCGCGTATGTCTACACACCCTGGATCGGCTTGGCGGTCGCCACCGTGATGGCGGTCGTGGTGGCCAGTTACCGCCAGAACGTGCACGCCTATCCGTCAGGCGGCGGTGACTACGAGGTCGCGACGGTCAATCTCGGTCCGATGGCCGGGCTGACGGTGGGCAGTGCGCTGATGGTCGACTATGTGCTCACCGTCGCGGTCTCGATCTCCTCCGCGGCGTCGAACATCGGTTCCGCGGTGCCGTTCGTGGCCACTCACAAGGTGCTGTTCGCGGTGGCGGCGATCGTGCTGCTCACCGCGATCAATCTGCGCGGGGTGCGGGAATCGGGCACCGCGTTCTCGATCCCCACCTACGGCTTCATGATCGGTGTCTTCCTGATGCTGGCCTGGGGGTCGGTGCGGATCTTCGTCTTCGGTGACGATCTGCATGCCGAATCGTCCGGTTTCAGCCTCAACGGCAACGAATCGCATCTGCAGGGCATCGCCTTCACCTTCCTGATCGCGCGCGCGTTCTCCTCCGGATGCGCCGCGCTGACCGGTGTGGAGGCGATCAGCAACGGGGTCCCCGCCTTCCGCAAGCCGAAATCCCGCAATGCCGCCACGACGCTGCTGATGCTCGGCGCCATCGCGATCACCCTGCTGATGGGCATCATCCTGATGGCCCGCAAACTGGGCGTCGTCTTCGCCGCGAACAGCTCGGATCTGGTCGGCGCACCGGCCGGCTACGAACAGAAGACACTCGTCGCCCAGCTGGCCCACACGATCTTCGACGGTTTCCCGGCCGGTTTCTTCTACATCACCATCGTCACCGCGCTGATCCTGGTGCTCGCGGCCAACACCGCGTTCAACGGTTTCCCGGTCCTCGGCTCGATCCTGGCGCAGGACCGCTTCCTGCCGCGCCAGCTGCACACTCGCGGCGACCGGCTGGCGTTCAGCAACGGCATCCTGTTCCTGTCCGGAGCCGCGATCGCGTTCGTGGTGCTGTTCGGCGCCGAGGTGACGCGACTGATCCAGCTCTACATCGTCGGTGTGTTCGTCTCGTTCGTGCTCAGTCAGACCGGCATGCTGCGGCACTGGACCCGGCTGCTGCGCACCGAGACCGACCCCGTCGTCCGGCGGCGGATGCTGCGTTCGCGGGTGATCAACGCCATCGGCCTGACCATGACCGGTGCGGTGCTGATCATCGTGCTGATCACCAAATTCCTTGCCGGAGCGTGGATCGCGATCGTCACCATGGCCGCGATCTTCGGCCTGATGCGGCTGATCCGCCGCCACTACGACACCGTCGGGCGCGAACTCGAGGAGCAGGAGTTCACCGGGGTGCTGCCCAGTCGCACGCATTCGATCGTGCTGGTGTCGAAACTGCATCTGCCGACCCGCCGCGCCCTGGCCTACGCCCGCGCCACCCGGCCCGACACGCTGGAGGCGGTGACCGTCAACGTCGACGAACCCGATACCCGGGCGCTGGTGCGGGAGTGGGGTGACAGCGATATTCCGGTGCCGCTGAAGGTGATCGAGTCGCCCTATCGCGAAATCACCAAGCCCGTCGTCGATTACGTCAAGCGGGTGCGCAAGGATTCCCCGCGCGATGTGGTGACCGTGTTCATCCCCGAATACGTGGTCGGGCACTGGTGGGAACAATTGCTGCACAATCAGAGTGCGCTGCGGCTCAAGGGCCGCCTGCTGTTCGAGCCCGGGGTGATGGTCACGAGTGTGCCGTGGCAGCTCAGCTCGTCGACCAAGGCCCGCCGCCCCGAGGTGGTCAACGCGCCCGGTGCGGTACGCCGCGGGTACGAGGATCGTTCGTGA